From Elaeis guineensis isolate ETL-2024a chromosome 16, EG11, whole genome shotgun sequence, a single genomic window includes:
- the LOC105058991 gene encoding probable polyol transporter 4, whose translation MGSMDLEEVGNGNGNGLPRLPRLGKKAKYTRMDAEVNEEEAEGELSTTGRSRAAQSRRYVFACAVFASLNNVLLGYDVGVMSGCILFIQKDLHITEVQQEVLVGCLSIISLLGSLAGGKTSDAIGRKWTIGLAAVVFQTGAAIMACAPSFLVLMIGRLLAGVGIGFGVMIAPVYIAEISPAVARGSLTSFPEIFINIGILLGYISNYAFSGLSEHINWRIMLGVGILPSVFVGIALFVIPESPRWLVMQKRVDKARSVLMKINETDEDVEQRLAEIEKAASFTGEEGYQEKAVWRELLSPSPAVRRMMIAGFGIQCFQQVTGIDATVYYSPTIFKDAGITSDSKLLAATVAVGFTKTLFILVAIFLIDRVGRKPLLYVSTIGMTTCLFSLGLSLSLLKHELFSTKVGIGVAILAVCGNVAFFSIGIGPICWVLSSEIFPLRLRAQASALGAVGSRVSSGLIAMSFLSVCRILSVGGTFFLFSVISSMSVAFVYKCVPETKGKTLEQIEMLFQNGIEWQRGEVELGDVEHLMQRN comes from the exons atgGGGTCGATGGATTTGGAGGAGGTGGGAAACGGGAATGGGAATGGGCTGCCACGGCTCCCGCGGCTTGGGAAGAAGGCAAAGTACACGAGGATGGACGCCGAGGTGAATGAGGAGGAGGCGGAAGGGGAGCTCTCGACGACGGGGCGGAGCCGGGCGGCACAGAGCAGGAGATACGTCTTCGCTTGTGCCGTCTTTGCATCGCTCAACAACGTTCTTCTTGGTTATG ATGTGGGTGTTATGAGTGGATGCATTCTATTCATTCAAAAGGATTTGCACATAACAGAAGTACAGCAAGAAGTTCTAGTTGGGTGTTTGAGCATTATTTCACTTTTGGGCAGCTTAGCAGGTGGAAAAACCTCAGATGCTATTGGCCGAAAATGGACAATAGGGTTGGCTGCCGTTGTTTTCCAGACTGGTGCTGCTATAATGGCTTGTGCTCCTTCTTTCCTAGTACTGATGATTGGCAGACTGTTGGCTGGAGTTGGGATAGGCTTTGGTGTCATGATTGCACCAGTATACATAGCAGAAATATCCCCTGCTGTTGCCCGAGGATCTCTGACTTCTTTCCCTGAGATTTTCATAAATATAGGGATCCTTCTTGGTTACATCTCCAACTATGCTTTCTCTGGCCTTTCAGAACATATTAACTGGAGAATAATGCTTGGTGTTGGGATCCTTCCATCTGTCTTTGTTGGTATTGCACTATTTGTGATCCCAGAGTCTCCTAGGTGGTTAGTTATGCAGAAGAGGGTTGACAAAGCAAGATCAGTGCTGATGAAGATTAATGAGACTGACGAAGATGTGGAGCAGAGATTGGCTGAGATAGAGAAAGCTGCTAGTTTTACAGGTGAGGAGGGGTATCAGGAAAAGGCTGTTTGGCGCGAACTTCTGAGCCCTTCTCCTGCAGTACGTCGGATGATGATTGCTGGCTTTGGCATCCAATGCTTCCAGCAAGTTACTGGTATTGATGCAACTGTATATTATAGCCCAACAATATTCAAGGATGCAGGAATCACATCCGACAGCAAACTTCTTGCTGCCACTGTTGCTGTTGGCTTCACAAAAACTCTTTTCATCTTGGTTGCGATCTTTCTAATTGATAGGGTGGGTAGAAAACCATTACTGTATGTTAGCACAATTGGGATGACTACTTGCTTGTTTAGCTTGGGCCTCTCTCTTTCACTGCTTAAGCATGAACTGTTCTCAACAAAAGTTGGGATTGGGGTAGCTATATTGGCGGTCTGTGGCAATGTTGCATTCTTCTCCATTGGAATAGGCCCAATTTGCTGGGTGTTGAGTTCTGAAATCTTTCCACTGAGACTGCGAGCTCAGGCATCTGCGCTTGGAGCAGTAGGAAGTAGAGTGAGCAGTGGCCTGATTGCTATGTCCTTCCTGTCCGTGTGCCGCATCCTCTCAGTGGGAGGAACCTTTTTTCTGTTTTCAGTTATTTCATCTATGTCTGTAGCCTTTGTGTACAAGTGTGTCCCTGAAACCAAAGGAAAGACTTTAGAGCAGATTGAGATGCTATTCCAAAATGGTATCGAATGGCAGAGAGGTGAAGTAGAGCTTGGAGATGTCGAGCATCTGATGCAGAGGAATTAA
- the LOC105058990 gene encoding sucrose transport protein SUT4: protein MDAVSIRVPYRHLNDAELELVALGDPNGEIGEPRGGVRSRPVSSSSPPPSLHSDSSPQPIQRSSLKTLILSCMVGAGVQFGWALQLSLLTPYIQTLGIQHAFSSFIWLCGPITGFVVQPCVGIWSDKCHSKYGRRRPFILAGCLMISLAVTLIGFSADIGYFLGDTKEHCSTYKGPRYRAAAVFVIGFWMLDLANNTVQGPARALLADLAGPDQRNSANAIFCSWMALGNILGFSSGASGNWHRLFPFLTTKACCEVCGNLKAAFLVAVVFLMFCLLVTLYFAKEVPLESRSAHHLSDSSPLLNNSQQRDHESSQANLGKQDSGRGSEILGKADSDGHLDFNSDVNRDQIEAFSDGPGAVLIKILTSLRHLPPGMHSVLLVMALTWVSWFPFFLFDTDWMGREVYHGNPNGDPSESLAYQNGVREGAFGLLLNSVVLGVSSLVIDPMCRRMGARLVWAMSNFIVFICMAATTIISLLSISQLSNGIQHVIGENTAIKIAALVIFSILGFPLSITYSVPFSVTAELTADTGGGQGLATGVLNLAIVIPQMIVSLGAGPWDALFGGGNIPAFALASVFALAAGILAVLKLPRLSNSYSSAGFHGLG from the exons ATGGACGCTGTGTCGATCCGAGTGCCGTATCGGCACCTGAACGATGCGGAGCTGGAGCTCGTCGCCCTGGGAGATCCCAACGGCGAGATCGGTGAACCCAGGGGTGGCGTGAGGAGCCGCCCcgtctcttcttcctctcctcctccttctcTTCATTCCGATTCTTCTCCTCAGCCAATTCAGAGGAGTAGCCTTAAGACGCTGATTCTCAGCTGTATGGTTGGAGCTGGTGTGCAGTTCGGATGGGCGCTGCAGCTCTCTCTCTTGACTCCTTATATCCAG ACTTTAGGAATACAGCATGCCTTTTCTTCATTCATTTGGCTATGTGGGCCTATTACTGGCTTTGTA GTTCAACCATGTGTTGGTATATGGAGTGATAAATGTCATTCAAAATATGGAAGGAGGCGACCGTTTATTTTAGCTGGATGTCTTATGATATCTCTAGCT GTAACTTTAATAGGATTCTCTGCAGACATTGGATACTTTCTAGGTGACACAAAAGAGCATTGCAG TACTTACAAAGGTCCCCGGTATCGAGCAGCTGCTGTTTTTGTTATTGGCTTTTGGATGTTGGATCTTGCTAACAACACAGTGCAG GGTCCTGCCCGAGCTCTTTTGGCTGATCTCGCAG GTCCTGACCAGCGAAATTCTGCAAATGCAATATTTTGCTCATGGATGGCTCTTGGAAACATTCTCGGGTTTTCATCAGGTGCAAGTGGAAATTGGCACAG GTTGTTTCCCTTTTTGACAACAAAAGCCTGCTGTGAAGTTTGTGGAAATTTAAAGGCAGCCTTCTTAGTTGCTGTG GTCTTCCTCATGTTCTGTCTGCTTGTTACTCTATATTTTGCTAAGGAAGTCCCACTGGAATCAAGATCTGCACATCACTTATCGGACTCTTCTCCTCTGCTCAATAATTCTCAGCAACGTGACCATGAATCATCACAAGCAAATTTGGGGAAGCAAGACAGTGGTCGAGGTTCTGAAATCTTGGGCAAAGCTGACTCTGATGGTCATTTGGATTTTAATTCCGATGTTAACCGGGACCAAATTGAAGCCTTTAGTGATGGACCTGGGGCAGTCTTGATTAAGATCTTAACCAGTTTGAGGCATCTACCACCCGGAATGCATTCAGTGCTGCTTGTCATGGCTCTTACCTGG GTGTCATGGTTTCCATTTTTCCTTTTTGACACTGACTGGATGGGACGTGAAGTCTACCATGGGAATCCAAATGGGGATCCATCTGAAAGTCTTGCTTATCAAAATGGTGTCAGAGAAGGTGCATTTGGTTTGCTATTGAATTCA GTTGTTCTTGGGGTTAGCTCACTCGTCATTGACCCGATGTGTCGAAGAATGGGTGCAAGATTAGTTTGGGCTATGAGCAACTTTATCGTGTTCATCTGCATGGCAGCCACAACGATCATAAGTTTGTTGTCCATCAGTCAGCTCTCTAATGGAATTCAGCATGTTATTGGAGAGAATACAGCAATCAAAATTGCAGCATTGGTTATCTTTTCCATTCTTGGCTTTCCTCTATCT ATTACATATAGCGTGCCATTCTCTGTAACTGCAGAGTTGACTGCTGATACAGGAGGTGGACAAG GATTGGCTACTGGGGTTTTAAATCTTGCAATTGTTATTCCTCAG ATGATTGTGTCCCTTGGGGCAGGCCCCTGGGACGCTCTCTTTGGAGGAGGGAACATTCCTGCCTTTGCTTTAGCTTCTGTCTTTGCTCTTGCGGCAGGCATTCTTGCAGTTCTAAAGCTTCCAAGGCTTTCAAATTCCTACAGTTCCGCTGGCTTCCATGGACTTGGTTGA